In Malaclemys terrapin pileata isolate rMalTer1 chromosome 10, rMalTer1.hap1, whole genome shotgun sequence, the following are encoded in one genomic region:
- the INTS14 gene encoding integrator complex subunit 14 has protein sequence MPTVVVMDVSLSMTRPVSVEGSEEYQRKHLAVHGLTMLFEHMATNYKLEFTALVVFSSLWELMVPFTRDYNTLQEALSNMDDYDKTCLESALVGVCNVVQQEWGAAIPCQVVLVTDGCLGIGRGSLRHSLATCNQRNESSRFPLPFPFPSKLYIMCMANLEELQSSDSLDCLERLVDLNNGEGQIFTIDGPLCLKNVQSMFGKLIDLAYTPFHAVLKCGHLTSDVQVFPRPEPFIIDEEIDPIPKAINTDLEIVGFIDIADISSPPVLSRHLVLPIALNKEGDEVGPGITDDTEDENSANQIAGKIPNFCVLLHGSLKVEGMVAIVQLGPEWHGMLYSQADSKKKSNLMMSLFEPGPEPLPWLGKMAQLGPISDAKENPYGEDDNKSPFPLQPKNKRSYAQNVTVWIKPSGLQTDVQKILRNARKLPEKTQTFYKELNRLRKAALAFGFLDLLKGVADMLERECTLLPDTAHPDAAFQLTHAAQQLKAASNGTSEYAAYDHNITPLQTDFSSSSTERI, from the exons ATGCCGACTGTGGTGGTGATGGACGTGTCGCTCTCCATGACCCGGCCTGTTTCTGTGGAGGGCTCTGAAGAGTATCAACGGAAACACCTGGCTGTCCATGGATTGACCATGTTGTTTGAGCACATGGCCACCAATTACAAACTTGAGTTTACAGCCTTGGTGGTCTTCTCATCGCTTTGGGAACTGATGGTTCCCTTTACAAGAGATTACAACACGCTTCAG GAAGCCCTAAGTAACATGGATGATTATGACAAAACGTGCTTAGAATCGGCACTGGTTGGGGTTTGTAATGTTGTGCAACAGGAATGGGGTGCTGCGATTCCCTGCCAG GTTGTTCTAGTAACCGACGGCTGTTTAGGGATTGGCAGAGGCTCTCTGCGGCACTCCTTAGCTACGTGCAACCAACGAAATGAAAGCAGCCGATTTCCACTGCCTTTTCCCTTCCCGTCCAAGTTATACATCATGTGCATGGCTAATCTAGAAGAG ctcCAGAGCTCAGATTCTTTAGATTGTCTGGAAAGACTTGTAGATTTAAATAACGGGGAAGGACAGATTTTTACCATCGATGGACCCCTTTGCTTGAAGAATGTACAGTCCATGTTTGG AAAACTAATAGACCTGGCTTATACACCTTTCCATGCTGTTCTCAAATGTGGTCACTTAACATCTGATGTGCAAGTATTTCCCAGACCAGAACCTTTCATTATAGATGAGGAAATAGATCCCATCCCTAAAGCAATTAATACAG ATCTAGAAATAGTTGGCTTTATAGATATAGCTGATATTTCTAGCCCTCCTGTATTATCTAGACACTTGGTACTGCCCATTGCACTCAACAAAG AAGGTGATGAGGTGGGACCGGGGATCACTGATGACACTGAGGATGAGAATTCAGCTAATCAAATTGCTGGCAAAATACCCAACTTCTGTGTACTGCTGCATGGGAGCCTGAAAGTGGAAGGCATGGTGGCCATTGTTCAGTTAGG GCCTGAATGGCATGGAATGCTGTACTCCCAAGCTGATAGTAAGAAGAAATCAAACCTCATGATGTCTCTCTTTGAACCTGGTCCTGAGCCCCTGCCTTGGCTAGGGAAAATGGCACAGCTTGGGCCTATTTCAG ATGCTAAAGAAAATCCTTATGGCGAAGATGACAATAAAAGCCCTTTCCCCTTACAGCCCAAAAACAAGCGCAGTTATGCGCAGAATGTCACTGTGTGGATCAAACCAAGCGGCCTCCAG acagATGTACAGAAGATCTTGAGAAATGCAAGAAAACTCCCTGAAAAAACTCAAACATTCTACAAA GAACTCAACCGTTTACGCAAGGCAGCCTTGGCTTTTGGATTTTTGGACCTTTTGAAAGGAGTGGCAGATATGCTGGAAAGGGAGTGTACGTTGCTGCCTGATACAGCTCATCCCGATGCAGCATTTCAGCTCACTCATGCTGCTCAGCAACTCAAAGCAGCAAGTAATGGGACCTCTGAATATGCCGCCTATGACCATAACATCACTCCGCTGCAGACAGACTTCTCCAGTAGCAGCACTGAAAGAATATGA